A stretch of Palaemon carinicauda isolate YSFRI2023 chromosome 36, ASM3689809v2, whole genome shotgun sequence DNA encodes these proteins:
- the LOC137628849 gene encoding uncharacterized protein: MMLCSKKKIDKNLDEVTPDVVKIFGLKWNRITDCISSPKLELDSKANTKRLILKSIASNFDPYNFNGPILNRARLFMHELQLNTSLGWDTELSIEQQREWRNIAKQVNMTPPIEVPRVVGERNGSYRLIAFTDSSKIIYGTTIFIQCIETQQVSFVLAKNRLVNKQLESKSIPSLEFQEIVLGTETLLDLSKDLAGPQCPKPIRIVESVLYTDSIVSLSWINSYVNKLDKMNKRSVFIMNRLDHIQRTCENNPVRFCFVSGILNPADCITRPMSYKQLLKTNYFTGPEFLRCERDELCSNADTFDIVVPNPNFNPLKENSFSISASKLSESQVLAESNPEHLVVLDKCSSFSKLVRIHEYVLKFIALLKRRANSVSFNFGDASSFHLEATRHNIRNDQRIWYGEVFQYLENRNKRVKDIPNIIAQLNVYMDDHGLLRIRSKMPKWRKDTFVNFPILLHKHSKLTRLVIKDFHEKFSHAGVYSLLSEMRKKFWIPHYFSVVKKVIKECVICKRFKERTVKVNQSAYRDFRIDPPSIPFRYIFIDHFGPYNVKLNGKKSKVWVLCLTCLWSRAINLKICLDLTTKEFLRAFQMHSYQYGIPQLVLSDLGSHLVAGANVVTNFLGDPESQAYFEENGVKSIKFQQYPKGCNKLGGLVETCVKMSKRLIYGALRNNVLDFRDFEFFVEQTVHLVNRRPIAFKEGLRDSITDEVPDAITPEILIHGHELLSINIIPDLQGNPDEDLNWTADDHVSKVLDKYQKLRNVRSRLINIYNSEFIAHLVSQATDERSRYKPVTHKRIQIGDIVLLKEPHMKPSNYPMGIVKKVKLNDLDEVTDIAVFKGASRETVRRHVTSVIPLLSPVNNDSEEKADIKEDSSTHQRKKREAAVISEARTRDMLRN; the protein is encoded by the coding sequence atgatgttatgctccaagaaaaaaatagataaaaatttggatgaagtcactcctgatgtagtaaagatatttggtttaaagtggaaccgaataacagattgtatttcctctcctaaacttgagctagactctaaagcaaacactaagagactgatattgaaaagcattgcttcaaattttgatccatataatttcaatggacctattttaaacagagctcgtttatttatgcatgaacttcaattaaacacttctctaggatgggatacagaattgtccattgagcaacaacgagaatggcgtaacatagccaaacaagttaacatgactcctccaattgaggtacctagagttgtcggggagagaaatgggtcatatcgtttaattgcatttactgacagcagtaaaataatctatgggacaacaatttttattcagtgcatagaaactcagcaagtcagttttgttctagcaaagaatcgcttggttaacaagcagttagaaagcaaaagtattccatctctagaattccaagagatagttttgggaacagaaacattattagatttgagtaaggatttggcaggtcctcagtgccctaaacctattagaattgtagaatcagtactgtatacggatagcattgtttcactgagctggattaattcttatgtgaacaaattagataaaatgaataaaaggagtgtctttatcatgaatcgtttggatcacattcaaaggacctgtgaaaataacccagttagattttgttttgtcagtggtatcttgaacccagcagattgtataactaggcctatgtcgtacaaacagcttttgaaaactaattatttcactggcccagaatttttaagatgtgaaagggatgaactatgcagtaatgctgacacatttgatatagttgtacccaatccaaattttaatccattgaaagaaaattccttctcaatttctgcatctaaattaagtgaatcacaagtcttagcagaatcaaaccctgaacatttagtcgtcctggacaagtgttccagtttctctaagcttgttagaattcacgagtacgttcttaaattcattgctttgctcaaaagaagagcaaactcagtttcttttaactttggtgatgcatcctcctttcatttggaagctactagacataacataaggaatgatcagagaatctggtatggtgaagttttccagtatttagaaaacagaaataagagagtaaaggatattcctaatattattgctcaacttaatgtatacatggatgatcatggactcttaagaattagaagtaagatgcctaaatggagaaaagatacttttgtcaactttcctattttgcttcacaaacacagtaagttaactcggttagtaataaaagattttcatgagaaattctctcatgctggtgtttattcccttttgtcagagatgagaaaaaagttttggattccacattacttttcagtagtaaaaaaggtcatcaaagaatgtgtcatttgtaagagattcaaagagagaacggttaaggtcaatcaaagtgcctatcgcgattttaggattgaccctccctctataccattcaggtatatttttattgatcattttggaccgtataacgttaagcttaatggtaaaaagagcaaagtttgggttctatgtttaacttgtctctggtccagggcaattaatttaaaaatttgtttagatctcactacaaaagaatttttaagagcttttcaaatgcattcatatcagtatggaatccctcaactagtcttgtcagatcttggatctcacttggtagctggagctaatgtggtcactaatttcctgggtgatcctgagagtcaggcatattttgaagaaaatggtgtaaagtcaattaagtttcagcagtatccaaagggatgtaacaaattaggaggacttgttgagacttgtgttaagatgagtaagcgtttaatctatggagcattaagaaataatgtgttagacttccgtgattttgagttttttgtagagcaaaccgttcacttagttaacaggcgccctattgccttcaaagaagggttgagagacagtatcacagatgaagtgcctgatgcaattacaccagaaatattaattcatggacatgaattgctgtctattaacattattcctgacttgcagggcaatccagatgaagatctgaactggacggcagatgatcatgttagcaaagttttagacaagtatcaaaaacttagaaatgtgaggtctcgacttattaacatttataattcagaatttatagcacacttagtgtcacaagctacagacgaaaggagtagatataaaccagtgacacataaaagaattcaaataggtgatattgttctgttaaaagaaccgcacatgaaaccttcaaattacccaatgggtattgttaaaaaagtaaaattaaatgacttggatgaagtaactgacatagctgtgtttaagggagcttctcgtgaaactgtaagacggcatgttacttcagtaatacctctcttaagccctgtgaataatgacagtgaagaaaaggcagatattaaagaggacagtagtacacaccaaagaaaaaagagagaggctgctgtcattagtgaggcaagaacaagagatatgttgagaaattag